A window from Mya arenaria isolate MELC-2E11 chromosome 9, ASM2691426v1 encodes these proteins:
- the LOC128246240 gene encoding uncharacterized protein LOC128246240, translated as MTKSKSTKRKDRNSSGNSSENVNKSKVSKQRGPSEDLNQSVSDILSQANAVLYAENSDADKNGDSSVFVSEETEGEVVGGAAKMAEGGRQPTNKDLMDCMKAMNSKLSEMEKKLGTIEVLERKVTDFEKELRKVWVALEDRAKRTDERVMRLEDRVESVDMGTGLLSSRVAALEKQREELRDDLTYMKSQSMRNNLVFTNITEDNSNGNEAVDVTERKLRKHLQDALKIAKETVESIRFERVHRTPGQPIAGKVRNIVAKFTFFQERELVRREWKHLKGTQFHMFEQFPKEVTNKRRGLVKKMKEFREKGKKAWLVYDTLYVDGRPMRD; from the coding sequence ATGACTAAAAGTAAAAGTACTAAAAGGAAAGATCGAAATAGCAGTGGAAATAgcagtgaaaatgtaaacaaaagtaaaGTGAGTAAACAAAGAGGCCCGTCGGAGGATTTAAATCAGTCTGTTAGTGACATACTAAGCCAAGCAAACGCTGTTCTTTATGCAGAAAATAGTGATGCGGATAAGAACGGGGATAGTAGTGTATTTGTGAGCGAGGAAACGGAAGGGGAGGTTGTTGGCGGTGCGGCCAAGATGGCGGAGGGAGGTCGCCAGCCAACAAACAAGGACCTAATGGACTGCATGAAGGCTATGAATAGCAAACTGAGTGAAATGGAAAAGAAGCTTGGGACTATCGAGGTGCTTGAAAGGAAAGTGACGGACTTCGAGAAAGAATTAAGGAAAGTGTGGGTCGCACTTGAAGATCGGGCGAAGAGAACGGACGAACGTGTGATGAGGTTGGAGGATCGTGTGGAGTCGGTGGACATGGGGACGGGGCTGCTCTCCAGTAGGGTGGCAGCACTGGAGAAGCAGCGAGAGGAGCTACGTGACGATCTTACATACATGAAGTCACAATCGATGAGAAACAATCTGGTTTTCACTAACATCACTGAGGACAACAGCAATGGGAATGAGGCGGTCGATGTCACGGAGAGGAAGCTGCGAAAACATCTGCAGGACGCCCTTAAGATTGCTAAAGAGACGGTGGAATCCATCCGGTTTGAACGCGTTCACAGAACGCCGGGGCAGCCGATCGCGGGAAAAGTTAGGAACATTGTGGCCAAGTTCACGTTCTTCCAAGAGCGTGAACTGGTACGTAGAGAATGGAAACACCTTAAGGGGACGCAGTTTCACATGTTTGAACAATTCCCGAAGGAGGTTACCAATAAACGGCGGGGTCTAGTGAAGAAGATGAAGGAGTTCAGGGAGAAGGGGAAGAAGGCGTGGCTCGTGTACGATACCCTCTACGTGGACGGACGACCGATGAGGGACTAG